In Ptiloglossa arizonensis isolate GNS036 chromosome 6, iyPtiAriz1_principal, whole genome shotgun sequence, a single window of DNA contains:
- the Fmt gene encoding phosphatase 6 regulatory subunit 1-like protein fmt isoform X4, with protein sequence MFWANNYVSSPHIEALLNKEGVTLQELMDEEDILQECRSQNKKLIEYLTRFDVLEELIMLTTKEPSTDIEERWRYKYPNVACELLTCDVPTLNEKLAGDTTLLTKLYSFIDTDQPLNPLLASFFSKTIGVLVARKTDQNWYSYQFTCLQVLDFLKSRQTCVDLLLQHLETSAIMDLILKLVTQVEGNDIRQNILNWLDSQQLVQRLIKLLSPNSESSKHTNAAQLLCDMITETRENQRTSTKQSDSDPILNTLESADTVSLLLETVLSGEKLESSIVGGIQVLLTLLSKKTNNALNEGDVHDNGIEDEVTDKEQRMKISNATLPYLEQLHKLLLHPPYKPPVKTTAGVLECPLGNTRIHVAKLFTALMTVENVKIYETLVELGTFQTLLDLFFTYTWNNFLHTQVQLCLALAVNCDFKDTNDIIYSNIFIKCKLIDRILEAWDKNDNKQNMENGIRQGYMGHLINIANNIVNQRKKSEDLDNFLKSNLSSECLNKWKNLVNTQLAKINKTHQILLSAETDPYKNNSSENPNDFSSYPQEEYLEVHRTEQHMAPQFIGSFGFYDDELNKSEGDLHEEDHEKREEVFNKICQEKQKGGLDDCSAGAEWGDEGELTFQTVVDKQDWPPKQQHDSNSFDEDDEGNTLPEVNPWGSAPSETVESTGWANFDNFENAFSVKNTVIIDNKLCDEIKKGPPDTSADLNKTEAVMENKIAAETIGAGDVEVDDSVDSTSSSHIESNIDDKSIEDSLYFICNANRNANTNPNPNPNPNKILNARETTCEENIMKTELATTTVQNEKSSNDYKISCSLNNASSEAVLPPTDAK encoded by the exons ATGTTTTGGGCGAACAATTATGTGTCATCGCCTCATATCGAGGCATTGCTCAATAAGGAG GGTGTTACATTACAAGAATTGATGGATGAAGAAGATATTTTGCAAGAATGTAGAAGCCAAAAtaaaaaacttattgaata TCTAACAAGATTTGATGTATTGGAAGAATTAATAATGCTTACAACTAAAGAACCATCGACAGATATAGAAGAACGTTGGCGTTATAAATATCCAAATGTAGCTTGTGAATTATTAACTTGTGATGTACCAACTTTAAATGAGAAATTAGCAG GAGATACAACACTTTTGACTAAACTTTATTCATTTATTGATACGGATCAACCATTAAATCCGCTCTTGGCATCATTTTTTAGTAAGACTATCGGAGTACTTGTTGCTCGAAAAACTGATCAG AACTGGTATTCGTATCAGTTCACTTGTTTACAGGTTTTGGATTTTTTAAAAAGTCGTCAAACATGTGTCGATCTCCTTTTGCAACATTTGGAAACCTCTGCAATTATGGATTTAATACTGAAACTTGTTACTCAAGTTGAGGGTAATGACATAcgacaaaatatattaaat TGGTTAGATAGTCAACAGTTAGTGCAAAGATTGATAAAGTTATTATCTCCTAACTCTGAATCAAGTAAACATACAAATGCTGCACAATTACTTTGCGATATGATTACTGAAACAAGAGAAAATCAACGTACATCTACAAAACAATCTGATTCAGATCCTATTTTAAATACTCTTGAATC AGCAGACACAGTAAGTCTACTGTTAGAAACAGTCTTAAGTGGAGAAAAATTAGAGAGCAGTATTGTCGGAGGAATTCAAGTACTTCTTACACTTTTAAGCAAAAAAACTAACaa tgCATTAAATGAGGGAGATGTTCATGATAATGGTATTGAAGATGAAGTAACAGACAAAGAACAAcgtatgaaaatttcaaatgcaaccttACCTTATTTAGAACAACTTCATAAACTTCTGTTACATCCACCCTAT AAACCTCCTGTCAAAACAACGGCTGGAGTGTTAGAATGTCCATTAGGCAATACACGTATACATGTTGCAAAGTTATTTACAGCACTAATGACTgtggaaaatgtaaaaatttacgaaaccTTAGTAGAACTAGGAACATTCCAAACACTACTG gatttattttttacatatacGTGGAACAATTTCCTACATACTCAAGTACAATTGTGCCTGGCTTTAGCTGTTAATTGTGATTTTAAGGATACAAATGACATTATTTATTCTAAT ataTTTATCAAGTGCAAATTAATAGATCGAATTTTAGAAGCATGGGATAAAAACGATAATAAACA AAATATGGAAAATGGAATCAGACAGGGATACATGGGTCATTTgataaatattgcaaataaCATTGTTAACCAACGTAAAAAAAGCGAAGATTTAGATAACTTTTTGAAATCTAACTTATCATCTGAATGCcttaataaatggaaaaatcttGTGAATACAcaattggcaaaaattaataaaactcaTCAAATTCTTTTG AGTGCAGAGACCGAtccatacaaaaataattccagTGAAAATCCAAATGATTTTAGTTCTTATCCACAAGAAGAATATCTTGAAGTTCATCGAACTGAACAA CATATGGCACCGCAATTTATTGGAAGTTTCGGATTCTATGACGATGAACTCAATAAAAGCGAAGGTGATCTTCA TGAAGAAGATCACGAAAAGAGAGAAGAGGTGTTCAATAAG ATATGTCAGGAAAAACAAAAAGGTGGCTTGGATGATTGTAGCGCAGGGGCAGAATGGGGTGATGAAGGTGAACTTACTTTTCAAACTGTGGTAGATAAACAAGACTGGCCCCCGAAACAGCAACATGATTCCAATTCGTTCGACGAGGACGATGAAG GTAATACACTTCCCGAGGTGAATCCATGGGGCAGTGCACCATCAGAAACAGTTGAATCTACTGGTTGggcaaattttgataattttgaaAACGCATTCAGTGTAAAGAATACTGTGATAATAGATAACAAATTGTGTGATGAAATTAAAAAAGGGCCACCGGATACATCGGCGGATCTAAATAAAACGGAAGCtgtaatggaaaataaaatagcgGCGGAAACCATTGGAGCAGGTGATGTCGAAGTCGATGATTCTGTTGATAGTACTTCTTCGTCACATATAGAATCGAATATAGATGATAAAAGTATTGAGGATAGTCtgtattttatttgtaatgCTAATAGAAATGCAAATACAAATCCAAATCCAAATCCAAAtccaaataaaattttaaatgccAG AGAAACCACGTGTGAAGAAAACATCATGAAAACGGAGCTTGCTACTACTACGGTACAAAATGAAAAGTCCTCGAATGATTACAAAATCTCATGTAGTTTAAACAATGCGTCATCGGAAGCTGTATTACCACCAACAGATGCCAAATGA
- the Fmt gene encoding phosphatase 6 regulatory subunit 1-like protein fmt isoform X2 — translation MFWANNYVSSPHIEALLNKEGVTLQELMDEEDILQECRSQNKKLIEYLTRFDVLEELIMLTTKEPSTDIEERWRYKYPNVACELLTCDVPTLNEKLAGDTTLLTKLYSFIDTDQPLNPLLASFFSKTIGVLVARKTDQNWYSYQFTCLQVLDFLKSRQTCVDLLLQHLETSAIMDLILKLVTQVEGNDIRQNILNWLDSQQLVQRLIKLLSPNSESSKHTNAAQLLCDMITETRENQRTSTKQSDSDPILNTLESADTVSLLLETVLSGEKLESSIVGGIQVLLTLLSKKTNNALNEGDVHDNGIEDEVTDKEQRMKISNATLPYLEQLHKLLLHPPYKPPVKTTAGVLECPLGNTRIHVAKLFTALMTVENVKIYETLVELGTFQTLLDLFFTYTWNNFLHTQVQLCLALAVNCDFKDTNDIIYSNIFIKCKLIDRILEAWDKNDNKQNMENGIRQGYMGHLINIANNIVNQRKKSEDLDNFLKSNLSSECLNKWKNLVNTQLAKINKTHQILLSAETDPYKNNSSENPNDFSSYPQEEYLEVHRTEQHMAPQFIGSFGFYDDELNKSEGDLHNSIDQITTLGFTLSEEDHEKREEVFNKICQEKQKGGLDDCSAGAEWGDEGELTFQTVVDKQDWPPKQQHDSNSFDEDDEGNTLPEVNPWGSAPSETVESTGWANFDNFENAFSVKNTVIIDNKLCDEIKKGPPDTSADLNKTEAVMENKIAAETIGAGDVEVDDSVDSTSSSHIESNIDDKSIEDSLYFICNANRNANTNPNPNPNPNKILNARETTCEENIMKTELATTTVQNEKSSNDYKISCSLNNASSEAVLPPTDAK, via the exons ATGTTTTGGGCGAACAATTATGTGTCATCGCCTCATATCGAGGCATTGCTCAATAAGGAG GGTGTTACATTACAAGAATTGATGGATGAAGAAGATATTTTGCAAGAATGTAGAAGCCAAAAtaaaaaacttattgaata TCTAACAAGATTTGATGTATTGGAAGAATTAATAATGCTTACAACTAAAGAACCATCGACAGATATAGAAGAACGTTGGCGTTATAAATATCCAAATGTAGCTTGTGAATTATTAACTTGTGATGTACCAACTTTAAATGAGAAATTAGCAG GAGATACAACACTTTTGACTAAACTTTATTCATTTATTGATACGGATCAACCATTAAATCCGCTCTTGGCATCATTTTTTAGTAAGACTATCGGAGTACTTGTTGCTCGAAAAACTGATCAG AACTGGTATTCGTATCAGTTCACTTGTTTACAGGTTTTGGATTTTTTAAAAAGTCGTCAAACATGTGTCGATCTCCTTTTGCAACATTTGGAAACCTCTGCAATTATGGATTTAATACTGAAACTTGTTACTCAAGTTGAGGGTAATGACATAcgacaaaatatattaaat TGGTTAGATAGTCAACAGTTAGTGCAAAGATTGATAAAGTTATTATCTCCTAACTCTGAATCAAGTAAACATACAAATGCTGCACAATTACTTTGCGATATGATTACTGAAACAAGAGAAAATCAACGTACATCTACAAAACAATCTGATTCAGATCCTATTTTAAATACTCTTGAATC AGCAGACACAGTAAGTCTACTGTTAGAAACAGTCTTAAGTGGAGAAAAATTAGAGAGCAGTATTGTCGGAGGAATTCAAGTACTTCTTACACTTTTAAGCAAAAAAACTAACaa tgCATTAAATGAGGGAGATGTTCATGATAATGGTATTGAAGATGAAGTAACAGACAAAGAACAAcgtatgaaaatttcaaatgcaaccttACCTTATTTAGAACAACTTCATAAACTTCTGTTACATCCACCCTAT AAACCTCCTGTCAAAACAACGGCTGGAGTGTTAGAATGTCCATTAGGCAATACACGTATACATGTTGCAAAGTTATTTACAGCACTAATGACTgtggaaaatgtaaaaatttacgaaaccTTAGTAGAACTAGGAACATTCCAAACACTACTG gatttattttttacatatacGTGGAACAATTTCCTACATACTCAAGTACAATTGTGCCTGGCTTTAGCTGTTAATTGTGATTTTAAGGATACAAATGACATTATTTATTCTAAT ataTTTATCAAGTGCAAATTAATAGATCGAATTTTAGAAGCATGGGATAAAAACGATAATAAACA AAATATGGAAAATGGAATCAGACAGGGATACATGGGTCATTTgataaatattgcaaataaCATTGTTAACCAACGTAAAAAAAGCGAAGATTTAGATAACTTTTTGAAATCTAACTTATCATCTGAATGCcttaataaatggaaaaatcttGTGAATACAcaattggcaaaaattaataaaactcaTCAAATTCTTTTG AGTGCAGAGACCGAtccatacaaaaataattccagTGAAAATCCAAATGATTTTAGTTCTTATCCACAAGAAGAATATCTTGAAGTTCATCGAACTGAACAA CATATGGCACCGCAATTTATTGGAAGTTTCGGATTCTATGACGATGAACTCAATAAAAGCGAAGGTGATCTTCA TAACTCCATTGACCAAATAACAACGTTGGGCTTTACTCTCAGTGAAGAAGATCACGAAAAGAGAGAAGAGGTGTTCAATAAG ATATGTCAGGAAAAACAAAAAGGTGGCTTGGATGATTGTAGCGCAGGGGCAGAATGGGGTGATGAAGGTGAACTTACTTTTCAAACTGTGGTAGATAAACAAGACTGGCCCCCGAAACAGCAACATGATTCCAATTCGTTCGACGAGGACGATGAAG GTAATACACTTCCCGAGGTGAATCCATGGGGCAGTGCACCATCAGAAACAGTTGAATCTACTGGTTGggcaaattttgataattttgaaAACGCATTCAGTGTAAAGAATACTGTGATAATAGATAACAAATTGTGTGATGAAATTAAAAAAGGGCCACCGGATACATCGGCGGATCTAAATAAAACGGAAGCtgtaatggaaaataaaatagcgGCGGAAACCATTGGAGCAGGTGATGTCGAAGTCGATGATTCTGTTGATAGTACTTCTTCGTCACATATAGAATCGAATATAGATGATAAAAGTATTGAGGATAGTCtgtattttatttgtaatgCTAATAGAAATGCAAATACAAATCCAAATCCAAATCCAAAtccaaataaaattttaaatgccAG AGAAACCACGTGTGAAGAAAACATCATGAAAACGGAGCTTGCTACTACTACGGTACAAAATGAAAAGTCCTCGAATGATTACAAAATCTCATGTAGTTTAAACAATGCGTCATCGGAAGCTGTATTACCACCAACAGATGCCAAATGA
- the Fmt gene encoding phosphatase 6 regulatory subunit 1-like protein fmt isoform X3: MFWANNYVSSPHIEALLNKEGVTLQELMDEEDILQECRSQNKKLIEYLTRFDVLEELIMLTTKEPSTDIEERWRYKYPNVACELLTCDVPTLNEKLAGDTTLLTKLYSFIDTDQPLNPLLASFFSKTIGVLVARKTDQNWYSYQFTCLQVLDFLKSRQTCVDLLLQHLETSAIMDLILKLVTQVEGNDIRQNILNWLDSQQLVQRLIKLLSPNSESSKHTNAAQLLCDMITETRENQRTSTKQSDSDPILNTLESADTVSLLLETVLSGEKLESSIVGGIQVLLTLLSKKTNNALNEGDVHDNGIEDEVTDKEQRMKISNATLPYLEQLHKLLLHPPYKPPVKTTAGVLECPLGNTRIHVAKLFTALMTVENVKIYETLVELGTFQTLLDLFFTYTWNNFLHTQVQLCLALAVNCDFKDTNDIIYSNIFIKCKLIDRILEAWDKNDNKQNMENGIRQGYMGHLINIANNIVNQRKKSEDLDNFLKSNLSSECLNKWKNLVNTQLAKINKTHQILLSAETDPYKNNSSENPNDFSSYPQEEYLEVHRTEQFYANYLKQHMAPQFIGSFGFYDDELNKSEGDLHEEDHEKREEVFNKICQEKQKGGLDDCSAGAEWGDEGELTFQTVVDKQDWPPKQQHDSNSFDEDDEGNTLPEVNPWGSAPSETVESTGWANFDNFENAFSVKNTVIIDNKLCDEIKKGPPDTSADLNKTEAVMENKIAAETIGAGDVEVDDSVDSTSSSHIESNIDDKSIEDSLYFICNANRNANTNPNPNPNPNKILNARETTCEENIMKTELATTTVQNEKSSNDYKISCSLNNASSEAVLPPTDAK; this comes from the exons ATGTTTTGGGCGAACAATTATGTGTCATCGCCTCATATCGAGGCATTGCTCAATAAGGAG GGTGTTACATTACAAGAATTGATGGATGAAGAAGATATTTTGCAAGAATGTAGAAGCCAAAAtaaaaaacttattgaata TCTAACAAGATTTGATGTATTGGAAGAATTAATAATGCTTACAACTAAAGAACCATCGACAGATATAGAAGAACGTTGGCGTTATAAATATCCAAATGTAGCTTGTGAATTATTAACTTGTGATGTACCAACTTTAAATGAGAAATTAGCAG GAGATACAACACTTTTGACTAAACTTTATTCATTTATTGATACGGATCAACCATTAAATCCGCTCTTGGCATCATTTTTTAGTAAGACTATCGGAGTACTTGTTGCTCGAAAAACTGATCAG AACTGGTATTCGTATCAGTTCACTTGTTTACAGGTTTTGGATTTTTTAAAAAGTCGTCAAACATGTGTCGATCTCCTTTTGCAACATTTGGAAACCTCTGCAATTATGGATTTAATACTGAAACTTGTTACTCAAGTTGAGGGTAATGACATAcgacaaaatatattaaat TGGTTAGATAGTCAACAGTTAGTGCAAAGATTGATAAAGTTATTATCTCCTAACTCTGAATCAAGTAAACATACAAATGCTGCACAATTACTTTGCGATATGATTACTGAAACAAGAGAAAATCAACGTACATCTACAAAACAATCTGATTCAGATCCTATTTTAAATACTCTTGAATC AGCAGACACAGTAAGTCTACTGTTAGAAACAGTCTTAAGTGGAGAAAAATTAGAGAGCAGTATTGTCGGAGGAATTCAAGTACTTCTTACACTTTTAAGCAAAAAAACTAACaa tgCATTAAATGAGGGAGATGTTCATGATAATGGTATTGAAGATGAAGTAACAGACAAAGAACAAcgtatgaaaatttcaaatgcaaccttACCTTATTTAGAACAACTTCATAAACTTCTGTTACATCCACCCTAT AAACCTCCTGTCAAAACAACGGCTGGAGTGTTAGAATGTCCATTAGGCAATACACGTATACATGTTGCAAAGTTATTTACAGCACTAATGACTgtggaaaatgtaaaaatttacgaaaccTTAGTAGAACTAGGAACATTCCAAACACTACTG gatttattttttacatatacGTGGAACAATTTCCTACATACTCAAGTACAATTGTGCCTGGCTTTAGCTGTTAATTGTGATTTTAAGGATACAAATGACATTATTTATTCTAAT ataTTTATCAAGTGCAAATTAATAGATCGAATTTTAGAAGCATGGGATAAAAACGATAATAAACA AAATATGGAAAATGGAATCAGACAGGGATACATGGGTCATTTgataaatattgcaaataaCATTGTTAACCAACGTAAAAAAAGCGAAGATTTAGATAACTTTTTGAAATCTAACTTATCATCTGAATGCcttaataaatggaaaaatcttGTGAATACAcaattggcaaaaattaataaaactcaTCAAATTCTTTTG AGTGCAGAGACCGAtccatacaaaaataattccagTGAAAATCCAAATGATTTTAGTTCTTATCCACAAGAAGAATATCTTGAAGTTCATCGAACTGAACAA TTTTACGCTAATTACCTGAAACAGCATATGGCACCGCAATTTATTGGAAGTTTCGGATTCTATGACGATGAACTCAATAAAAGCGAAGGTGATCTTCA TGAAGAAGATCACGAAAAGAGAGAAGAGGTGTTCAATAAG ATATGTCAGGAAAAACAAAAAGGTGGCTTGGATGATTGTAGCGCAGGGGCAGAATGGGGTGATGAAGGTGAACTTACTTTTCAAACTGTGGTAGATAAACAAGACTGGCCCCCGAAACAGCAACATGATTCCAATTCGTTCGACGAGGACGATGAAG GTAATACACTTCCCGAGGTGAATCCATGGGGCAGTGCACCATCAGAAACAGTTGAATCTACTGGTTGggcaaattttgataattttgaaAACGCATTCAGTGTAAAGAATACTGTGATAATAGATAACAAATTGTGTGATGAAATTAAAAAAGGGCCACCGGATACATCGGCGGATCTAAATAAAACGGAAGCtgtaatggaaaataaaatagcgGCGGAAACCATTGGAGCAGGTGATGTCGAAGTCGATGATTCTGTTGATAGTACTTCTTCGTCACATATAGAATCGAATATAGATGATAAAAGTATTGAGGATAGTCtgtattttatttgtaatgCTAATAGAAATGCAAATACAAATCCAAATCCAAATCCAAAtccaaataaaattttaaatgccAG AGAAACCACGTGTGAAGAAAACATCATGAAAACGGAGCTTGCTACTACTACGGTACAAAATGAAAAGTCCTCGAATGATTACAAAATCTCATGTAGTTTAAACAATGCGTCATCGGAAGCTGTATTACCACCAACAGATGCCAAATGA
- the Fmt gene encoding phosphatase 6 regulatory subunit 1-like protein fmt isoform X1, which yields MFWANNYVSSPHIEALLNKEGVTLQELMDEEDILQECRSQNKKLIEYLTRFDVLEELIMLTTKEPSTDIEERWRYKYPNVACELLTCDVPTLNEKLAGDTTLLTKLYSFIDTDQPLNPLLASFFSKTIGVLVARKTDQNWYSYQFTCLQVLDFLKSRQTCVDLLLQHLETSAIMDLILKLVTQVEGNDIRQNILNWLDSQQLVQRLIKLLSPNSESSKHTNAAQLLCDMITETRENQRTSTKQSDSDPILNTLESADTVSLLLETVLSGEKLESSIVGGIQVLLTLLSKKTNNALNEGDVHDNGIEDEVTDKEQRMKISNATLPYLEQLHKLLLHPPYKPPVKTTAGVLECPLGNTRIHVAKLFTALMTVENVKIYETLVELGTFQTLLDLFFTYTWNNFLHTQVQLCLALAVNCDFKDTNDIIYSNIFIKCKLIDRILEAWDKNDNKQNMENGIRQGYMGHLINIANNIVNQRKKSEDLDNFLKSNLSSECLNKWKNLVNTQLAKINKTHQILLSAETDPYKNNSSENPNDFSSYPQEEYLEVHRTEQFYANYLKQHMAPQFIGSFGFYDDELNKSEGDLHNSIDQITTLGFTLSEEDHEKREEVFNKICQEKQKGGLDDCSAGAEWGDEGELTFQTVVDKQDWPPKQQHDSNSFDEDDEGNTLPEVNPWGSAPSETVESTGWANFDNFENAFSVKNTVIIDNKLCDEIKKGPPDTSADLNKTEAVMENKIAAETIGAGDVEVDDSVDSTSSSHIESNIDDKSIEDSLYFICNANRNANTNPNPNPNPNKILNARETTCEENIMKTELATTTVQNEKSSNDYKISCSLNNASSEAVLPPTDAK from the exons ATGTTTTGGGCGAACAATTATGTGTCATCGCCTCATATCGAGGCATTGCTCAATAAGGAG GGTGTTACATTACAAGAATTGATGGATGAAGAAGATATTTTGCAAGAATGTAGAAGCCAAAAtaaaaaacttattgaata TCTAACAAGATTTGATGTATTGGAAGAATTAATAATGCTTACAACTAAAGAACCATCGACAGATATAGAAGAACGTTGGCGTTATAAATATCCAAATGTAGCTTGTGAATTATTAACTTGTGATGTACCAACTTTAAATGAGAAATTAGCAG GAGATACAACACTTTTGACTAAACTTTATTCATTTATTGATACGGATCAACCATTAAATCCGCTCTTGGCATCATTTTTTAGTAAGACTATCGGAGTACTTGTTGCTCGAAAAACTGATCAG AACTGGTATTCGTATCAGTTCACTTGTTTACAGGTTTTGGATTTTTTAAAAAGTCGTCAAACATGTGTCGATCTCCTTTTGCAACATTTGGAAACCTCTGCAATTATGGATTTAATACTGAAACTTGTTACTCAAGTTGAGGGTAATGACATAcgacaaaatatattaaat TGGTTAGATAGTCAACAGTTAGTGCAAAGATTGATAAAGTTATTATCTCCTAACTCTGAATCAAGTAAACATACAAATGCTGCACAATTACTTTGCGATATGATTACTGAAACAAGAGAAAATCAACGTACATCTACAAAACAATCTGATTCAGATCCTATTTTAAATACTCTTGAATC AGCAGACACAGTAAGTCTACTGTTAGAAACAGTCTTAAGTGGAGAAAAATTAGAGAGCAGTATTGTCGGAGGAATTCAAGTACTTCTTACACTTTTAAGCAAAAAAACTAACaa tgCATTAAATGAGGGAGATGTTCATGATAATGGTATTGAAGATGAAGTAACAGACAAAGAACAAcgtatgaaaatttcaaatgcaaccttACCTTATTTAGAACAACTTCATAAACTTCTGTTACATCCACCCTAT AAACCTCCTGTCAAAACAACGGCTGGAGTGTTAGAATGTCCATTAGGCAATACACGTATACATGTTGCAAAGTTATTTACAGCACTAATGACTgtggaaaatgtaaaaatttacgaaaccTTAGTAGAACTAGGAACATTCCAAACACTACTG gatttattttttacatatacGTGGAACAATTTCCTACATACTCAAGTACAATTGTGCCTGGCTTTAGCTGTTAATTGTGATTTTAAGGATACAAATGACATTATTTATTCTAAT ataTTTATCAAGTGCAAATTAATAGATCGAATTTTAGAAGCATGGGATAAAAACGATAATAAACA AAATATGGAAAATGGAATCAGACAGGGATACATGGGTCATTTgataaatattgcaaataaCATTGTTAACCAACGTAAAAAAAGCGAAGATTTAGATAACTTTTTGAAATCTAACTTATCATCTGAATGCcttaataaatggaaaaatcttGTGAATACAcaattggcaaaaattaataaaactcaTCAAATTCTTTTG AGTGCAGAGACCGAtccatacaaaaataattccagTGAAAATCCAAATGATTTTAGTTCTTATCCACAAGAAGAATATCTTGAAGTTCATCGAACTGAACAA TTTTACGCTAATTACCTGAAACAGCATATGGCACCGCAATTTATTGGAAGTTTCGGATTCTATGACGATGAACTCAATAAAAGCGAAGGTGATCTTCA TAACTCCATTGACCAAATAACAACGTTGGGCTTTACTCTCAGTGAAGAAGATCACGAAAAGAGAGAAGAGGTGTTCAATAAG ATATGTCAGGAAAAACAAAAAGGTGGCTTGGATGATTGTAGCGCAGGGGCAGAATGGGGTGATGAAGGTGAACTTACTTTTCAAACTGTGGTAGATAAACAAGACTGGCCCCCGAAACAGCAACATGATTCCAATTCGTTCGACGAGGACGATGAAG GTAATACACTTCCCGAGGTGAATCCATGGGGCAGTGCACCATCAGAAACAGTTGAATCTACTGGTTGggcaaattttgataattttgaaAACGCATTCAGTGTAAAGAATACTGTGATAATAGATAACAAATTGTGTGATGAAATTAAAAAAGGGCCACCGGATACATCGGCGGATCTAAATAAAACGGAAGCtgtaatggaaaataaaatagcgGCGGAAACCATTGGAGCAGGTGATGTCGAAGTCGATGATTCTGTTGATAGTACTTCTTCGTCACATATAGAATCGAATATAGATGATAAAAGTATTGAGGATAGTCtgtattttatttgtaatgCTAATAGAAATGCAAATACAAATCCAAATCCAAATCCAAAtccaaataaaattttaaatgccAG AGAAACCACGTGTGAAGAAAACATCATGAAAACGGAGCTTGCTACTACTACGGTACAAAATGAAAAGTCCTCGAATGATTACAAAATCTCATGTAGTTTAAACAATGCGTCATCGGAAGCTGTATTACCACCAACAGATGCCAAATGA